The following are from one region of the Nicotiana tomentosiformis chromosome 7, ASM39032v3, whole genome shotgun sequence genome:
- the LOC138895819 gene encoding uncharacterized protein has product MDLLICYGYGLRGHIQRECRSSQHGVGSGTSQPSSSAAATSSAPPPARGTPAPAGRGAARGGAQSSGGPNCFYAISGRQSAEASPDVVTGILTVQSHDIYVLIDPGSTLSYVTPYVAMEFGIELEQLPEPFSISIPVGESIVSARVYRGCVVTVHGRDTLANLIELGMIDFDVIMRMDWLYSCFAKFDCRTRTVRHAAYIYFALHDGTSRIEGAKGTIEGFV; this is encoded by the exons atggacctGCTTATATGTTACGGGtacggattgaggggtcatattcagagggagtgtcgttcatcccAACACGGTGTGGGCAGTGGCACATCAcagccatccagttctgcagctgctacatcttcagcaccccctccagctcgaggcactccagcaccagcagggcgtggtgcagctaggggtggtgcgcagagttcaggaggacccaactGTTTTTATGCTATAAGCGGtcgccagagtgcagaggcttctccagatgttgtcacaggtatattgactgtccaatctcatgatatatatgttcttattgatcccggttccaccttgtcttatgttaccccttatgttgctatggaatttgggatagaactggaACAGCTTCCTGAACCTTTCTCTATATCTATTccagttggcgagtctattgtgtccgcacgggtttataggggttgtgttgtcacggtacaTGGTCGGGACACCTTGgccaatctcattgaattggggatgatcgattttgatgtaattatgagaatggattggctttattcatgctttGCCAAGTtcgattgccgaactagaactgtgag gcacgcagcctatatctatttcgCCCTACATGATGGCactagcagaattgaaggagctaaaggaacaattgaaggatttgtttga